Proteins from a single region of Haloplanus sp. GDY1:
- a CDS encoding glutamine synthetase family protein: MIPAEYERVRLIWTDLNGVARGISLSPDEFDAAVEEGVGFANGVAELTLEPGLLDDPRYGAEAGDMMAVADPDTLREVSWADDTAAVFTDLTNVDGTPFDLCSRGALRRVVDDLRAEGFVPLAGVEAEFSTLVPDGDGGWEPSNTRCSYDMDALDQAADVTREWEDAMETAGASVLGIHQESQPGQFEVNVEYDDALTTADSLVFFRHAAKAIARDRGMKASFMPRPYSGEDANGLHFHLSLWDTELEENRFASPTGDLQFPAGKHPDDESGLSDTARHFIGGLLDHMQGLTAVCAPTVNSYRRLLPGIWAPVNVAWGPDNRSTVLRVPPELGPATRVEHRVPDSACNPYLGLAATLAAGLDGIRNETDPGEPTLENAYEEAYDSLPRTLWAALAELEADDVLVSALGEPLVEEFLKLKRDEFDRYMDAVTDWEREEYRDEF; the protein is encoded by the coding sequence ATGATCCCTGCCGAGTACGAGCGGGTTCGACTGATCTGGACGGACCTGAACGGCGTCGCGCGCGGCATCTCGCTGTCGCCCGACGAGTTCGACGCGGCCGTCGAGGAGGGCGTCGGCTTCGCCAACGGCGTCGCCGAGTTGACGCTCGAACCGGGGCTGCTCGACGACCCGCGCTACGGGGCCGAGGCCGGCGACATGATGGCCGTCGCCGACCCCGACACGCTCCGGGAGGTGTCGTGGGCCGACGACACCGCCGCCGTCTTCACCGACCTGACGAACGTCGACGGCACGCCCTTCGACCTCTGTTCGCGCGGCGCGCTCCGGCGCGTCGTCGACGACCTGCGGGCCGAGGGGTTCGTCCCCCTCGCCGGCGTCGAGGCCGAGTTCTCGACGCTCGTCCCCGACGGCGACGGGGGCTGGGAGCCCTCGAACACCCGCTGTTCCTACGACATGGACGCCCTCGATCAGGCCGCCGACGTCACCCGCGAGTGGGAGGACGCGATGGAGACGGCCGGGGCGTCGGTGCTCGGCATCCACCAGGAGTCCCAGCCCGGGCAGTTCGAGGTGAACGTCGAGTACGACGACGCCCTCACGACGGCGGACTCCCTCGTGTTCTTCCGGCACGCCGCCAAGGCCATCGCCCGCGACCGCGGGATGAAGGCCTCCTTCATGCCGCGCCCCTACTCCGGCGAGGACGCCAACGGCCTCCACTTTCACCTCTCGCTCTGGGATACCGAGCTAGAGGAGAACCGCTTCGCCAGCCCGACGGGCGACCTGCAGTTCCCGGCCGGCAAGCACCCCGACGACGAGTCGGGGCTCTCCGACACCGCGCGGCACTTCATCGGCGGCCTCCTCGACCACATGCAGGGGTTGACCGCCGTCTGCGCGCCGACGGTCAACTCCTACCGGCGGCTCCTGCCGGGCATCTGGGCGCCCGTCAACGTCGCGTGGGGCCCGGACAACCGCTCGACGGTGCTGCGGGTGCCGCCGGAACTCGGCCCCGCGACCCGGGTCGAACACCGGGTCCCCGACTCCGCCTGTAACCCCTACCTCGGCCTCGCGGCGACGCTCGCGGCCGGCCTCGACGGGATCCGCAACGAGACCGACCCCGGCGAGCCGACGCTCGAAAACGCCTACGAGGAGGCGTACGACAGCCTCCCCCGGACCCTGTGGGCCGCGCTGGCGGAACTCGAAGCCGACGACGTCCTCGTCTCCGCGCTCGGCGAACCGCTGGTCGAGGAGTTCCTGAAGCTCAAGCGCGACGAGTTCGACCGCTACATGGACGCGGTCACCGACTGGGAGCGCGAGGAGTACCGCGACGAGTTCTAG
- the gcvPB gene encoding aminomethyl-transferring glycine dehydrogenase subunit GcvPB — protein sequence MSQEGHERAAAESTGAETDAPHQQARWYAGDRYEPLLSEKSSETVTVESSLPDDLTREELELPDLAEPEVARHYTRLSQMNYGIDSGPIPLGSCTMKYNPSFTEDVAAHPGNRVHPLRADDDKQGILHLLYELQETLASIGGMDAVTLQPPAGAAGEFTGIQVAKAYHERQGEGSRSEVIVPESAHGTNFASAAMAGYDVVELPSNEDGRVEVDALAAAAGEDTALLMLTNPNTLGLFERDIEAIAEIVHDAGGLLYYDGANLNSLLGKARPGDMGFDIMHFNLHKTFATPHGGGGPGQGPIGVGADLAPFLPTPQVRETEGGYETYEPDHSIGRVHEFVGNWLVLVKAYAYILRHGDEGLERVSETAVLNANYLASRIEYEVPYGPFHHEFVASADEDAADVAKAMLDHGVHPPTTKWPEIVDEALMTEPTETESKATLDDLAAAFNAVAGMDPEALSETPSETTARRIDQAAAARSPRLSWHDL from the coding sequence ATGAGCCAGGAAGGCCACGAGCGGGCGGCGGCGGAGTCGACCGGGGCGGAGACCGACGCCCCCCACCAGCAGGCGCGGTGGTACGCGGGCGACCGGTACGAACCCCTGTTGAGCGAGAAGAGCAGCGAGACGGTGACGGTGGAGTCGTCGCTGCCGGACGACCTGACTCGGGAGGAACTGGAACTGCCCGACCTCGCCGAGCCCGAGGTGGCGCGTCACTACACCCGGCTCTCGCAGATGAACTACGGCATCGACTCCGGTCCCATCCCGCTGGGGTCGTGTACGATGAAGTACAACCCCTCGTTCACGGAGGACGTGGCGGCCCACCCGGGCAACCGGGTCCACCCCCTCCGGGCGGACGACGACAAGCAGGGGATCCTGCACCTGCTGTACGAACTGCAGGAGACGCTCGCGTCCATCGGTGGGATGGACGCGGTGACGCTCCAGCCGCCGGCGGGCGCCGCCGGCGAGTTCACGGGCATCCAGGTGGCGAAGGCCTACCACGAGCGGCAGGGCGAGGGGTCGCGAAGCGAGGTGATCGTCCCCGAGTCGGCCCACGGCACCAACTTCGCGAGCGCGGCCATGGCCGGCTACGACGTGGTGGAACTCCCCTCGAACGAGGACGGCCGCGTCGAGGTCGACGCCCTGGCGGCGGCCGCCGGCGAGGACACCGCGCTCCTGATGCTCACGAACCCCAACACGCTCGGCCTGTTCGAGCGTGACATCGAGGCCATCGCCGAGATCGTCCACGACGCGGGTGGACTGCTCTACTACGACGGCGCCAACCTCAACTCCCTGCTCGGGAAGGCCCGGCCGGGCGACATGGGCTTCGACATCATGCACTTCAACCTGCACAAGACGTTCGCGACACCCCACGGCGGCGGCGGCCCGGGACAGGGACCCATCGGCGTCGGCGCGGACCTCGCGCCCTTCCTCCCGACCCCGCAGGTCAGGGAGACCGAGGGCGGCTACGAGACGTACGAACCCGACCACAGCATCGGCCGGGTCCACGAGTTCGTGGGCAACTGGCTGGTGCTGGTGAAGGCCTACGCCTACATCCTGCGCCACGGCGACGAGGGGCTGGAGCGGGTCAGCGAGACGGCCGTGTTGAACGCCAACTACCTCGCCTCGCGGATCGAGTACGAGGTGCCCTACGGCCCCTTCCACCACGAGTTCGTCGCGAGCGCGGACGAGGACGCGGCGGACGTGGCGAAGGCGATGCTGGATCACGGCGTCCACCCGCCGACGACGAAGTGGCCCGAAATCGTCGACGAGGCGCTGATGACGGAGCCGACGGAGACGGAGTCGAAGGCGACCCTCGACGACCTCGCGGCGGCGTTCAACGCCGTCGCGGGGATGGATCCCGAGGCCCTGTCGGAGACGCCGTCCGAGACGACGGCACGGCGGATCGATCAGGCGGCGGCCGCTCGGAGTCCGCGGCTGTCGTGGCACGACCTGTAG
- a CDS encoding helix-turn-helix domain-containing protein, translated as MLEYTFRIRHDGCWTETVHEEFPDVAATIIYSYRLTGTSITMIEATNVPEARVEELVTWLGSHEVMTTAQLVSYHDARQTAFISLEGDYRTDTEPVLNVLLRNNCFPTIPATVSNGREHWSVLASTHAEVSRTHEELRDIGSVEVDALRQPNLGRLLTGLTEIKQAVQDLSPRQMEVLSRAIDEGYYESPRGCNIEELAEMDDANTSTVGEHLRRSEAKILEAVGSMLDG; from the coding sequence ATGCTCGAGTACACGTTCCGAATCAGACACGACGGCTGTTGGACCGAGACGGTCCACGAGGAGTTCCCCGACGTCGCCGCGACGATCATCTACTCGTATCGCCTGACTGGGACGAGCATCACGATGATCGAGGCGACGAACGTGCCCGAAGCGCGGGTCGAGGAGCTGGTGACGTGGCTCGGCTCCCACGAGGTCATGACGACCGCCCAGCTGGTCAGTTACCACGACGCCCGCCAGACGGCGTTCATCAGCCTCGAGGGCGACTACCGCACCGACACGGAGCCGGTGTTGAACGTCCTCCTGCGGAACAACTGCTTCCCGACCATCCCGGCGACGGTGTCGAACGGCCGGGAACACTGGAGCGTCCTCGCCTCGACGCACGCGGAGGTGAGCCGGACCCACGAGGAACTCCGCGACATCGGCTCGGTGGAGGTGGACGCTCTCCGCCAGCCGAACCTCGGCCGCCTGCTCACGGGGCTGACGGAGATCAAACAGGCGGTACAGGACCTCTCCCCGCGGCAGATGGAGGTGCTCTCGCGGGCCATCGACGAGGGGTACTACGAGTCGCCGCGGGGCTGCAACATCGAGGAACTGGCCGAGATGGACGACGCGAACACGTCGACGGTCGGCGAACACCTCCGGCGGTCGGAGGCGAAGATCCTCGAAGCCGTGGGGTCGATGCTGGACGGCTAG
- a CDS encoding M81 family metallopeptidase has product MSHTVLIGQIEHETNTFSSLPTGMAEFADASLHYGEDVIADLTGTNTAVGGFLRVADDEGWDVVPTVAADATPGGTVTADARSTLLEAVLTGIEESNPDGVLLALHGAMVSEAARDGDGYVLERVSRAVGDDVPVMASLDLHANVSDRMADHADGLFGYRTYPHVDIGDTGERAARAMAATLDGDLDPEVVVERAPLLPPLPELRTAAEPMRSLLAAAADAEEEDVSVFGGFAYADVDHAGFSVVGVADRERAEAVRAACRDVADEAYDRRGAFDRDYTSVGDAAAEAAAWDGDDPLLLADISDNPGGGSAQDGTVLLEALLEAGVEDAALATMYDPAAVEAAAAAGVGEEVSVSLGGHTEANGDPLDVTGRVRLLSDGTYRNRGPMSTGLEVSFGRTALLEVDGVDVLVGSHRQQPYDPEAFRSQGITPERERVLVLKSTVHYRAAFEPLVGGIREVATPGLCSPDLSGFAYEHVPRPIYPLDDDA; this is encoded by the coding sequence GTGAGCCACACGGTCCTGATCGGGCAGATCGAACACGAGACGAACACGTTCTCGTCGCTGCCGACGGGGATGGCGGAGTTCGCGGACGCGTCGCTGCACTACGGCGAGGACGTGATCGCGGACCTGACGGGCACGAACACCGCGGTCGGGGGGTTCCTCCGGGTCGCCGACGACGAGGGCTGGGACGTCGTGCCGACCGTCGCCGCGGACGCGACGCCCGGCGGGACGGTCACCGCGGACGCCCGGTCGACGCTGCTGGAGGCGGTGCTGACGGGGATCGAGGAGTCGAACCCGGACGGCGTGTTGCTGGCGCTCCACGGCGCGATGGTGAGCGAGGCCGCGCGTGACGGCGACGGCTACGTCCTCGAACGCGTCAGCCGGGCGGTCGGCGACGACGTGCCCGTGATGGCGTCGCTGGACCTGCACGCGAACGTCTCCGATCGGATGGCCGACCACGCGGACGGCCTCTTCGGCTACCGGACCTACCCCCACGTCGACATCGGCGACACGGGGGAGCGGGCGGCGCGGGCGATGGCGGCGACGCTGGACGGCGACCTGGATCCGGAGGTGGTGGTCGAGCGGGCGCCGCTCCTGCCGCCCCTGCCGGAACTCCGCACGGCGGCGGAGCCGATGCGGTCGCTGCTGGCGGCGGCCGCCGACGCCGAGGAGGAGGACGTGTCGGTCTTCGGCGGCTTCGCCTACGCCGACGTGGACCACGCCGGCTTCTCGGTCGTCGGCGTCGCCGACCGGGAGCGCGCCGAGGCGGTGCGGGCGGCCTGCCGCGACGTCGCCGACGAGGCGTACGACCGCCGCGGGGCGTTCGACCGCGACTACACGAGCGTCGGGGACGCGGCCGCGGAGGCGGCCGCGTGGGACGGGGACGACCCCCTCCTGCTGGCGGACATCTCGGACAACCCCGGCGGCGGGAGCGCACAGGACGGGACCGTGTTGCTCGAAGCCCTGCTGGAGGCGGGCGTCGAGGACGCGGCCCTGGCGACGATGTACGACCCCGCGGCCGTCGAGGCGGCGGCCGCGGCGGGCGTCGGCGAGGAGGTGTCGGTGTCGCTCGGCGGCCACACCGAGGCGAACGGCGACCCCCTGGACGTGACGGGGCGGGTGCGCCTGCTCTCGGACGGCACCTACCGCAACCGGGGGCCGATGTCGACCGGGCTCGAAGTCTCGTTCGGGCGGACGGCCCTCCTCGAAGTCGACGGCGTCGACGTGCTGGTCGGCTCGCACCGCCAGCAGCCGTACGATCCGGAGGCGTTCCGGAGTCAGGGGATCACGCCCGAACGGGAGCGGGTGCTCGTCCTCAAGAGTACGGTCCACTACCGGGCGGCCTTCGAACCGCTTGTCGGCGGGATCCGGGAGGTGGCGACGCCGGGGCTGTGCAGCCCGGACCTCTCGGGGTTCGCGTACGAACACGTGCCTCGACCCATCTATCCGCTGGACGACGACGCGTAG
- a CDS encoding ABC transporter permease yields the protein MSTIETLRSRVGAATRSDNPLLTLLRPPYVLLLPLSILLLVMFVGPLLAIVVFSVQPDNSISLNPAVWTFEHYAEIVGGMVSGEGVYGDVLVNTAAVSAVTTGVTLVFSYPAAYALARKIERYKTVFLLVLIIPLFTSVNIRVFGWALFLVSNGVLDSIVSLFGVSSYPTMMYQRWTIILGTTYVYMPFMLFPIYLSLLSIDDETIAAARDLGAGRLTLFRRIVLPLSKPGVIIGSLFVFILSLGADVEAQILGGGSIFTMASNINYSFGYSQNWPLGSAQAVGLLIITLIAGVIILRTIDLREIASRGDA from the coding sequence ATGTCCACGATAGAGACCCTCCGGAGCCGAGTCGGGGCGGCCACGCGGAGTGACAACCCGCTCCTGACGCTCCTGCGCCCGCCGTACGTGCTCCTGCTCCCGCTGTCGATCCTGCTGCTGGTCATGTTCGTCGGGCCGCTGCTGGCCATCGTCGTCTTCTCGGTGCAGCCGGACAACTCCATCTCGCTGAATCCCGCGGTGTGGACGTTCGAACATTACGCCGAGATCGTCGGCGGCATGGTCAGCGGCGAGGGCGTCTACGGCGACGTCCTCGTCAATACCGCGGCCGTCAGCGCGGTGACCACGGGCGTGACGCTCGTGTTCTCCTACCCGGCGGCGTACGCGCTGGCCCGGAAGATCGAGCGGTACAAGACCGTCTTCCTGCTCGTCCTGATCATCCCGCTGTTCACCAGCGTCAACATCCGCGTGTTCGGGTGGGCGCTCTTTCTCGTCAGCAACGGCGTCCTCGACAGCATCGTGAGCCTGTTCGGCGTGTCCAGTTACCCGACGATGATGTACCAGCGGTGGACGATCATCCTCGGGACGACGTACGTCTACATGCCGTTCATGCTCTTCCCGATCTACCTGTCGCTGCTCTCCATCGACGACGAGACGATCGCGGCCGCCCGCGACCTCGGCGCCGGCCGCCTGACGCTCTTCCGGCGGATCGTCCTACCCCTGAGCAAGCCGGGCGTCATCATCGGCTCGCTGTTCGTGTTCATCCTGAGCCTGGGCGCGGACGTGGAGGCACAGATCCTCGGCGGCGGCTCCATCTTCACCATGGCGAGCAACATCAACTACTCGTTCGGGTACAGCCAGAACTGGCCGCTCGGCTCCGCACAGGCCGTCGGCCTGCTCATCATCACGCTCATCGCCGGGGTCATCATCCTCCGGACGATCGACCTGCGGGAGATCGCCTCGCGGGGTGACGCATGA
- a CDS encoding iron-containing alcohol dehydrogenase family protein, with protein sequence MWNVPNRMLFGWGTAEEIGTYLDEFGAETPLIVTDEGVRSAGVLDPLLDAVEASGRDYHVFDGVRPDPTDVVVHEAADAYDAADADLMLGVGGGSSIDTAKAASILATNDGHILDFEGSGNVPNPTPPTVFVPTTAGTGSEVGHWTIVKDSETSIKEEIGDVNLLADLALVDPELTASAPAPVKAATGMDVLTHAIEAYVSIRAQSGTSALARDAMEKVGSYLPRAVEYRGGDREALSKMAKASSQAGMAFNGAGLGAVHALSHQVGGAFGVPHGLANAVLLPYVMEYNLPQVPEKMVTVAAALGEDVDESKPARTEGRKAVRAVRRLSADVRIPETLAETAAEREAIPRLAEQATRDGSLTGNPRTTDADDLAGILERAFDGAFETAR encoded by the coding sequence ATGTGGAACGTCCCGAACCGGATGCTCTTCGGGTGGGGCACGGCGGAGGAGATCGGAACGTATCTCGACGAGTTCGGCGCCGAGACACCCCTGATCGTCACGGACGAGGGGGTCCGTTCGGCGGGGGTGCTCGACCCGTTGCTCGACGCGGTCGAGGCGTCGGGACGCGACTACCACGTCTTCGACGGCGTCCGGCCCGATCCGACGGACGTGGTGGTCCACGAGGCCGCCGACGCGTACGATGCGGCGGACGCGGACCTGATGCTGGGCGTCGGCGGCGGGTCCTCCATCGACACCGCGAAGGCGGCGAGCATCCTCGCCACCAACGACGGGCACATCCTCGACTTCGAGGGGAGCGGCAACGTGCCGAACCCGACGCCGCCGACCGTCTTCGTCCCCACGACGGCGGGCACGGGCAGCGAGGTCGGTCACTGGACCATCGTGAAGGACTCTGAGACGTCGATCAAGGAGGAGATCGGCGACGTGAACCTGCTCGCGGACCTCGCGCTGGTCGATCCGGAACTGACCGCGAGCGCGCCGGCGCCGGTGAAGGCGGCGACCGGGATGGACGTGTTGACCCACGCAATCGAGGCGTACGTGTCGATCAGGGCCCAGAGCGGGACGTCGGCGCTGGCCCGCGACGCCATGGAGAAGGTGGGGTCGTACCTCCCCCGGGCCGTGGAGTACCGCGGCGGCGACCGGGAGGCGCTGTCGAAGATGGCGAAGGCGAGTTCGCAGGCGGGTATGGCGTTCAACGGCGCGGGGCTGGGCGCCGTCCACGCCCTCTCCCACCAGGTCGGCGGCGCCTTCGGCGTGCCCCACGGCCTCGCGAACGCCGTCCTCCTGCCGTACGTGATGGAGTACAACCTCCCGCAGGTGCCCGAGAAGATGGTGACCGTGGCGGCGGCCCTCGGCGAGGACGTCGACGAGTCGAAGCCGGCGCGGACGGAGGGTCGGAAGGCGGTGCGCGCGGTGCGGCGTCTCTCGGCGGACGTGCGCATCCCGGAGACGCTCGCCGAGACGGCGGCCGAGCGGGAGGCCATCCCGCGACTCGCGGAGCAGGCGACCCGGGACGGCAGCCTCACGGGAAACCCCCGAACGACCGACGCGGACGACCTGGCGGGCATCCTCGAACGCGCGTTCGACGGCGCGTTCGAAACCGCGAGGTGA
- a CDS encoding ABC transporter permease, whose amino-acid sequence MSVESRSLTDRLGAGVWYGYVALVALFFLTPLFSLVIASFYDGRFFSIVDYEFSVEWYRAALQSGSIRSAFMNTVRISVPVTILSTIIGTGGAIAYTRYEFPYQERFKLLALLPIFFPLILLGLGMSMWTSVIGLGYGIVPSIIGELVWISPIVMFVVSITALGVDPNVEEAARDLGADTLTMYRKVTLPLIWDGVVSGAIFAFVLSWNNYYIVSYLSGAQSTITTWIHGRMTQGFTPVVPAVASLIFYVSILLVVVAFVIEFREESSG is encoded by the coding sequence ATGAGCGTCGAGTCCCGGAGCCTGACCGACCGCCTCGGCGCCGGCGTGTGGTACGGCTACGTGGCGCTGGTCGCGCTCTTCTTCCTGACGCCGCTGTTCTCGCTCGTGATCGCCTCCTTCTACGACGGGCGCTTTTTCTCCATCGTCGACTACGAGTTCTCCGTGGAGTGGTACCGGGCGGCCCTCCAGTCGGGGAGCATCCGCTCGGCGTTCATGAACACGGTGCGCATCTCGGTCCCGGTGACGATCCTCAGCACGATCATCGGCACCGGCGGCGCCATCGCGTACACGCGCTACGAGTTCCCGTACCAGGAGCGGTTCAAGCTGCTCGCCCTGCTGCCCATCTTCTTCCCCCTGATCCTGCTGGGACTGGGGATGTCGATGTGGACGAGCGTGATCGGCCTGGGCTACGGCATCGTCCCGTCGATCATCGGCGAACTCGTCTGGATCTCGCCCATCGTGATGTTCGTGGTGTCGATCACCGCCCTCGGCGTCGATCCGAACGTCGAGGAGGCGGCACGCGACCTCGGCGCGGACACGCTCACCATGTACCGGAAGGTGACGCTCCCGCTGATCTGGGACGGCGTCGTCTCCGGCGCCATCTTCGCGTTCGTGCTGTCGTGGAACAACTACTACATCGTCTCCTATCTCTCGGGCGCACAGAGCACGATCACCACCTGGATCCACGGACGGATGACGCAGGGGTTCACGCCCGTCGTGCCCGCCGTCGCGTCGCTGATCTTCTACGTCTCGATCCTGCTCGTCGTCGTCGCGTTCGTGATCGAGTTCCGCGAGGAGTCGAGCGGGTAG
- a CDS encoding aldehyde dehydrogenase family protein, whose amino-acid sequence MDSHEYDLLIDGERRPAATTLTVENPATGGTVGEVASGDAADARAAVEAADAAATAWERTAPGEREATLRSVADRIEAASESLARLLAAEAGKPLGTAEGEVAETVGQFRFYAGAADKVRGDTVPTAPNRLNYTRRRPYGVTAHVVPWNYPLLLGTRGFASALATGNTLVVKPPSLAPLSTMWVGEVMAEATPDGVVNVVPGPGSEVGAELAGNGDVDAITFTGSTGVGKGVLEAAAENVTPVDVELGGKAPAIVLADADVENAARGVVAGIFSNAGQNCVATSRCLVHEDVHDELVSKVVEKTERITLGAGTDPDTDVGPVVSADAKADVLGYVDSAVAEGATLLTGGGTPDDPALADGHFVEPTVFDDVTPDMTVAREEIFGPVLSFVTVSSTAEAVEVANDSPFGLAAAVWSESMDATRVADRLDHGLVAINTFPVSMPQSPWGGNKESGIGREGGLEGAEAFTTVDSVVIEHDGMEDPFR is encoded by the coding sequence ATGGACAGCCACGAGTACGACCTGCTGATCGACGGGGAGCGACGGCCGGCGGCGACGACGCTGACCGTCGAGAACCCGGCGACGGGCGGGACGGTCGGCGAGGTAGCGAGCGGCGACGCGGCCGACGCGCGGGCGGCCGTCGAGGCGGCCGACGCGGCGGCGACGGCGTGGGAACGGACGGCGCCGGGCGAGCGCGAGGCGACGCTCCGATCGGTCGCGGATCGGATCGAGGCGGCGTCGGAATCGCTGGCCCGCCTGCTGGCGGCGGAGGCGGGCAAGCCGCTCGGAACGGCCGAGGGCGAGGTGGCGGAGACGGTCGGCCAGTTCCGCTTCTACGCGGGCGCGGCCGACAAGGTTCGGGGCGACACGGTACCGACGGCGCCGAACCGCCTCAACTACACCCGGCGTCGTCCCTACGGCGTCACCGCCCACGTCGTGCCGTGGAACTACCCCCTGCTGCTCGGCACCCGCGGGTTCGCGAGCGCGCTGGCGACGGGCAACACGCTGGTCGTCAAGCCGCCGAGCCTGGCGCCCCTGTCGACGATGTGGGTCGGCGAGGTCATGGCCGAGGCGACGCCGGACGGCGTCGTCAACGTCGTCCCCGGACCCGGGAGCGAGGTGGGCGCGGAACTCGCCGGCAACGGGGACGTGGACGCCATCACGTTCACCGGGTCGACGGGCGTCGGCAAGGGTGTCCTCGAAGCCGCCGCGGAGAACGTCACGCCCGTGGACGTGGAACTGGGCGGGAAGGCGCCGGCCATCGTCCTCGCGGACGCGGACGTGGAGAACGCCGCCCGGGGCGTCGTCGCCGGCATCTTCTCGAACGCCGGCCAGAACTGCGTCGCCACCTCGCGGTGTCTCGTCCACGAGGACGTCCACGACGAACTCGTCTCGAAGGTCGTCGAGAAGACCGAGCGCATCACGCTGGGGGCGGGCACCGACCCCGACACGGACGTGGGGCCGGTCGTCTCGGCGGACGCGAAGGCGGACGTCCTCGGCTACGTCGACTCGGCGGTCGCGGAGGGGGCGACCCTCCTGACCGGCGGCGGGACGCCCGACGACCCGGCGCTCGCGGACGGTCACTTCGTCGAGCCGACCGTCTTCGACGACGTGACGCCCGACATGACCGTCGCGCGCGAGGAGATATTCGGTCCCGTGTTGAGTTTCGTCACCGTCTCCTCGACGGCCGAAGCCGTCGAGGTGGCCAACGACTCGCCGTTCGGCCTCGCGGCCGCGGTCTGGTCGGAGTCGATGGACGCCACCCGGGTCGCCGACCGGCTGGACCACGGCCTCGTCGCCATCAACACCTTCCCCGTCTCGATGCCGCAGAGCCCGTGGGGCGGCAACAAGGAGAGCGGCATCGGCCGCGAGGGGGGCCTGGAGGGGGCCGAGGCGTTCACGACCGTCGACAGCGTCGTGATCGAACACGACGGGATGGAGGACCCCTTCCGGTGA
- the gcvPA gene encoding aminomethyl-transferring glycine dehydrogenase subunit GcvPA: MPYVTHSGAERSAMLDAVGVSDPDDLFDIPDSVRFDGDYGIAAHSERETRATVEGILDESADLTEFLGGGHYDHYVPSVVDHLSLRSEFLTSYTQYQPEVTQGFLQALFEFQSLVVELTGLGVANCSMYDRATALGEAVLLADRVRATDGDRVLVPEDLPDRVRAVLDNYTDGPDIGVESYPTSEGTVDVEGLADCLDEDVSMVYAATPNARGVVEPDLDAVGDLADDHGALFCVGSDAVALSLLEPPAAYGADVVVGDAGVLGLPTTYGMGLGLFACREEFLRQVPGRLVGAGEDDAGNRAYTLTLQTREQHIRRERATSNICTNQAWLALRAAIHAAWLGPSGLVDLAEDCVTGIAEACERIDDLDGFDAPVYDGHHFREALVDTAAPAADVVDHCRHAGLALRTVEDAGRERLAVCVTDTNRDRVNDLIDALAGYGGGA; the protein is encoded by the coding sequence ATGCCGTACGTGACTCACTCCGGGGCGGAACGGTCGGCGATGCTCGACGCGGTCGGGGTATCGGACCCCGACGACCTGTTCGACATCCCCGATTCCGTCCGGTTCGACGGCGACTACGGGATCGCGGCACACTCGGAGCGGGAGACGCGAGCGACCGTCGAGGGGATCCTCGACGAGTCGGCCGACCTGACCGAGTTCCTCGGCGGCGGCCACTACGACCACTACGTCCCCTCGGTGGTCGATCACCTCTCGCTTCGCTCGGAGTTCCTGACGAGTTACACGCAGTACCAGCCGGAGGTCACGCAGGGCTTTCTCCAAGCGCTGTTCGAGTTCCAGTCGCTCGTCGTCGAGCTGACGGGGCTCGGCGTCGCCAACTGCTCGATGTACGACCGCGCGACGGCGCTTGGCGAGGCGGTCCTGCTCGCGGACCGGGTGCGCGCGACCGACGGCGACCGGGTGCTTGTCCCCGAGGACCTGCCCGACCGGGTGCGCGCCGTCCTCGACAACTACACCGACGGGCCGGACATCGGCGTCGAGTCCTACCCGACGAGCGAGGGCACGGTCGACGTCGAGGGGCTCGCCGACTGCCTCGACGAGGACGTGTCCATGGTCTACGCCGCGACGCCGAACGCGCGGGGCGTCGTCGAACCGGACCTCGACGCCGTCGGCGACCTCGCCGACGACCACGGCGCGCTGTTCTGTGTCGGCTCGGACGCCGTCGCGCTCTCGCTGCTCGAACCGCCGGCCGCCTACGGGGCGGACGTGGTCGTCGGCGACGCGGGCGTCCTCGGCCTGCCGACGACCTACGGGATGGGGCTCGGGCTCTTTGCCTGCCGCGAGGAGTTCCTCCGGCAGGTGCCCGGCCGCCTCGTCGGCGCCGGCGAGGACGACGCCGGCAACCGGGCGTACACGCTGACCCTGCAGACCCGCGAACAGCACATCCGCCGGGAGCGGGCCACCTCGAACATCTGCACCAACCAGGCGTGGCTGGCGCTCCGGGCGGCCATTCACGCGGCGTGGCTCGGCCCCAGCGGGCTGGTCGACCTCGCCGAGGACTGCGTGACCGGCATCGCGGAGGCCTGCGAGCGGATCGACGACCTCGACGGCTTCGACGCCCCCGTCTACGACGGCCACCACTTCCGCGAGGCGCTGGTCGACACGGCGGCCCCGGCGGCCGACGTGGTCGACCACTGCCGGCACGCGGGGCTGGCGCTCCGAACCGTCGAGGACGCCGGCCGGGAGCGGCTGGCGGTCTGTGTGACCGACACCAACCGCGACCGGGTCAACGACCTGATCGACGCGCTCGCGGGGTACGGAGGTGGCGCATGA